In the genome of Patescibacteria group bacterium, one region contains:
- a CDS encoding ribonuclease H-like domain-containing protein, with protein sequence MRKITFDIETSDLFAEVGSNDPSKLNLSVICIHDSETNKYSSYFQEDLKNLWPILEKTDVLIGYNSDHFDIPLLNKYYPGDLSKIKSLDLLKEIRASLGRRIKLDDIAEATLGKNKSGHGLEAVVWWRNGEKDKVVKYCLEDVKITKEIYEYAMKNKHVKYKEGNVVKEIKLDPSNWESVSTQVMNYTLPF encoded by the coding sequence ATGCGCAAAATCACTTTCGACATTGAAACTTCTGACCTTTTTGCTGAAGTTGGCTCAAATGACCCTTCGAAACTGAACCTTTCGGTTATTTGTATTCACGATTCTGAAACTAATAAATACTCGAGCTATTTTCAAGAGGATCTTAAAAATTTGTGGCCAATTTTGGAAAAAACCGATGTGCTGATTGGCTACAATTCTGATCATTTCGACATTCCCCTACTCAATAAATATTACCCGGGTGATTTGTCAAAAATTAAAAGCCTCGATCTTCTTAAGGAAATTCGCGCCTCTTTAGGTCGCCGAATTAAACTCGATGATATTGCTGAAGCTACACTTGGAAAAAATAAATCCGGCCATGGGCTTGAGGCTGTTGTCTGGTGGCGAAATGGTGAGAAGGACAAAGTGGTAAAATACTGTCTTGAGGATGTTAAAATCACAAAGGAGATTTACGAATACGCAATGAAAAACAAGCACGTTAAATATAAAGAAGGAAATGTTGTTAAGGAAATAAAACTTGATCCGAGTAATTGGGAGAGCGTTTCAACCCAAGTTATGAACTACACATTGCCCTTCTAG
- a CDS encoding UbiA family prenyltransferase: MKTIASQIKNFILHLRLHYQIFILSGPYLLGVLLSNQLSYLQLVQFFSVHILLFGGVTAYNSYFDKDEGPIGGLKNPPKMQKWMLVASWIFQIFGLLIAFYSGFYFKIIYIICALSFWMYSSPRVRLKGQPIASLVAIGVSAAVCATLLGYYANGNTEAPSLIVWIAALGSIFLITSMYPVSQVYQVEEDRLRGDVTFAVRYGKSGVKNLFFSLFPIGTLLVAFALASINILYSTLFIIGGIVAGIMVSLVIKKMTMTPSDYTMVMRVKYVGGLLFSLCMLLLIFLNF, translated from the coding sequence ATGAAAACAATTGCCTCACAAATTAAAAATTTCATTCTGCACCTTCGTCTACACTATCAAATTTTTATTCTCAGCGGACCATATTTGCTTGGAGTCCTGCTATCGAACCAGCTGTCTTATCTGCAACTTGTGCAGTTTTTTTCAGTTCACATTTTACTTTTTGGTGGTGTAACAGCATACAACTCCTACTTCGATAAGGATGAGGGCCCGATCGGTGGTCTTAAGAATCCGCCTAAAATGCAAAAATGGATGCTCGTTGCTTCTTGGATATTCCAAATCTTCGGTCTACTAATCGCGTTCTATAGCGGATTTTATTTTAAAATTATTTATATTATTTGCGCCCTGAGCTTTTGGATGTACAGCTCGCCGAGAGTAAGACTTAAAGGCCAACCAATTGCGAGCTTGGTTGCCATTGGGGTTAGTGCTGCGGTTTGCGCCACGCTGCTCGGCTACTACGCAAACGGAAACACAGAGGCACCTTCACTTATTGTTTGGATAGCCGCACTTGGTTCAATTTTTCTTATCACAAGTATGTATCCAGTATCGCAGGTGTATCAAGTTGAGGAAGATAGATTGCGCGGAGATGTTACATTTGCAGTACGATATGGAAAATCTGGCGTAAAAAATTTATTTTTTTCTTTATTTCCAATTGGAACTTTACTTGTAGCTTTTGCGTTAGCGTCAATAAACATTTTGTACTCCACACTTTTCATTATTGGTGGCATTGTTGCAGGAATTATGGTGTCTCTTGTCATTAAGAAAATGACTATGACACCGAGTGACTACACGATGGTCATGAGAGTTAAATATGTTGGCGGACTATTATTTTCTCTTTGCATGTTACTTCTTATTTTTTTGAATTTCTAG
- the hisS gene encoding histidine--tRNA ligase: MSSENKPSISTESYKGVRDFYPADQAIQNYIFGVWRNVAQKFGYEEYGASILESAELYRAKSGEEIVNEQTYTFKDRGDREVTLRPEMTPTLARMIAAKKRELTFPVRWFSTPNLFRYEKPQRGRLREHWQLNVDIFGVEGIQAEVEIISLASEIMSGFGIKNDQFEIRINSRRIVNYILQTLMGLSESESGKVAKIIDRKEKLPKADFEKLITETVGEKDNFLLTLLNSKNFEEFISRLPKETVLEEALAEIRNLMAALENLGITNVVFDQTLMRGFDYYTGIVFEIFDLNPDNRRALFGGGRYDNLLEIFGEEKIPTIGFGMGDVTIRDVLETYNLLPILKNSVSLAICTIGDTVEFAQELAQKVRASGKSVIVDYSGKKVGDQIKRADKHGAKFILVVGEEEIKSGKFKIKNLETGEEKESGEDNLANILG; encoded by the coding sequence ATGTCAAGTGAAAATAAACCTAGTATTTCAACTGAAAGCTACAAAGGTGTGCGAGATTTTTATCCTGCTGATCAAGCAATACAAAATTATATTTTTGGTGTTTGGAGAAACGTTGCGCAAAAATTTGGGTATGAGGAGTACGGAGCATCAATACTCGAGTCAGCAGAATTGTATCGCGCTAAGTCAGGCGAGGAAATTGTGAACGAACAAACCTACACTTTTAAAGATCGTGGCGACCGGGAGGTAACTTTACGACCCGAAATGACGCCAACCTTGGCGCGTATGATCGCCGCCAAAAAAAGAGAACTCACCTTCCCTGTTCGCTGGTTTTCAACACCAAATCTTTTTCGATATGAAAAGCCGCAACGTGGAAGATTGCGCGAACATTGGCAACTCAATGTTGATATTTTTGGAGTTGAAGGCATTCAGGCAGAAGTAGAAATTATTTCGCTGGCTTCAGAAATCATGTCGGGTTTCGGTATTAAAAACGATCAGTTTGAAATTCGAATCAACAGTCGAAGAATTGTTAACTACATTTTGCAGACTCTCATGGGGCTTTCCGAATCAGAATCTGGAAAAGTGGCTAAGATTATAGATAGAAAAGAAAAGTTGCCAAAGGCTGATTTTGAAAAATTAATTACGGAAACCGTCGGTGAAAAAGATAATTTTTTGTTGACGCTTTTAAATTCAAAAAATTTTGAGGAATTCATTTCTCGTTTGCCAAAAGAAACAGTACTTGAGGAAGCACTTGCCGAAATTAGAAACTTAATGGCTGCGCTTGAAAACTTAGGCATTACGAATGTGGTTTTCGATCAAACCTTGATGCGCGGGTTTGATTATTACACCGGAATTGTTTTTGAAATCTTTGATCTTAATCCTGATAACCGCCGTGCGCTTTTTGGTGGTGGGCGATATGATAATCTACTTGAAATTTTTGGTGAAGAAAAAATTCCTACAATTGGATTTGGTATGGGAGATGTTACTATCCGCGATGTGTTGGAAACCTATAATCTTCTGCCAATTTTAAAAAATTCTGTTTCTCTGGCAATCTGCACCATTGGCGACACAGTTGAGTTCGCACAAGAACTTGCTCAAAAAGTACGTGCATCAGGAAAATCCGTGATTGTCGATTACTCGGGTAAAAAAGTTGGTGATCAAATCAAACGTGCCGATAAACATGGCGCCAAGTTTATTCTTGTCGTTGGTGAAGAAGAAATTAAAAGTGGAAAATTCAAAATTAAAAATTTGGAGACTGGAGAGGAGAAGGAGTCTGGAGAGGACAATCTGGCAAATATTTTAGGGTAA
- a CDS encoding toprim domain-containing protein, translating to MDSIHKLTEIFREFPGIGPRQAKRFVYYLLSRNNGHLENVAQLILELKKEIRNCPSCFRFFPIDKSKTSLCSICRDSNRDTSSLMLVARDVDFETIEKSHSYNGYYFILGGTVPILEKDPERKIRLKELVAKVEERAKNGLEEIIVATSVNPEGENTADFLIKFLSPFVTQFGLKISILGRGLSTGTELEYSDSDTIKNALKNRS from the coding sequence ATGGACTCAATACACAAGCTCACAGAAATATTTCGAGAGTTTCCTGGTATCGGCCCGAGGCAAGCCAAGCGTTTTGTCTATTATTTATTGTCACGAAACAATGGGCATTTGGAAAATGTTGCTCAGCTGATTTTAGAATTGAAAAAAGAAATTAGAAATTGCCCAAGTTGTTTCCGTTTTTTCCCTATCGATAAATCTAAAACTTCGCTTTGCTCGATTTGCCGAGATTCCAACCGCGATACTAGCTCGCTCATGTTGGTGGCTCGAGATGTTGATTTTGAAACTATCGAAAAGAGTCACTCATACAACGGATATTATTTTATTTTAGGTGGTACCGTCCCAATTCTGGAGAAAGATCCGGAAAGAAAAATCCGATTGAAGGAATTAGTTGCAAAAGTGGAAGAACGTGCCAAAAATGGTCTTGAGGAAATTATTGTTGCCACCAGTGTTAATCCTGAAGGAGAAAATACGGCCGATTTTTTGATCAAGTTTCTTTCGCCTTTCGTAACCCAATTTGGTTTAAAAATTTCAATCTTAGGACGCGGTCTCTCAACTGGTACTGAGCTTGAGTATTCTGATTCGGATACGATTAAAAATGCGTTGAAAAATCGCTCATAA
- a CDS encoding DNA recombination protein RmuC: MSEGILIVILALLLIGNGVLVWLLLKSKKQPEKPENDTGLKLILQQVNELSRTVDAKIGESARQMNDSVRNQFGESAKLIREVTQGLTKLDETNRQVVSFADQLQNLQDILKNPKQRGILGEYYLETLLKNVLPPGHYQMQYAFANGEIVDAAVFVKEKIIPIDSKFSLENYNRLTEAKDPSEKDRLEKVFMNDLKMRIQETSKYIRPSEGTMDFAFMFIPHEAIYYDLLVNKVGAVSDDTENLIQRAASKYKVIIVSPTSFLAYLQTVLQGLKAMQIEDTAKDIVKRVDELGKHLKNYEEYHNKLGNSIGTVVNHFNNASKEFKKVDKDVMRISGSAVGIEIELLEKIEEE, translated from the coding sequence ATGTCTGAAGGAATTCTAATAGTGATTCTTGCGCTACTTTTAATTGGAAATGGAGTTTTGGTGTGGTTGCTTTTAAAAAGTAAGAAACAGCCTGAAAAACCAGAAAACGACACCGGACTTAAACTTATTCTCCAGCAAGTCAACGAATTGTCTCGAACAGTGGATGCCAAGATAGGGGAGTCAGCTAGACAAATGAATGATTCGGTGCGAAATCAATTTGGCGAATCAGCGAAACTGATCCGTGAAGTGACTCAAGGTCTCACCAAACTCGACGAAACCAATCGCCAAGTGGTTTCTTTTGCTGATCAACTCCAAAACCTGCAAGATATTTTGAAAAACCCAAAACAACGTGGCATTTTAGGCGAATACTATCTTGAAACTCTTTTAAAAAATGTTTTGCCGCCAGGACACTATCAGATGCAATATGCTTTTGCTAACGGAGAAATTGTTGACGCCGCCGTGTTTGTGAAAGAAAAAATTATTCCAATTGATTCCAAATTCAGTCTCGAAAACTATAATCGGTTAACTGAAGCCAAAGATCCCAGCGAAAAAGATCGTTTGGAAAAAGTGTTCATGAACGACTTAAAAATGCGCATTCAGGAAACTTCAAAATATATCCGGCCTAGTGAGGGCACGATGGATTTCGCCTTTATGTTTATTCCCCATGAAGCGATCTACTATGATTTGCTGGTCAACAAGGTTGGTGCCGTGAGTGATGACACTGAAAATCTGATTCAACGCGCCGCCAGTAAATACAAAGTGATTATTGTTTCGCCAACATCTTTCTTGGCCTACTTGCAAACAGTGTTACAAGGTCTCAAAGCCATGCAAATTGAAGACACTGCAAAAGACATCGTGAAGCGCGTCGACGAGCTCGGCAAGCATTTAAAAAATTACGAGGAATACCACAACAAACTCGGTAATTCGATCGGAACCGTGGTCAATCATTTCAACAACGCCAGCAAAGAATTTAAAAAGGTTGATAAAGATGTCATGCGAATCAGCGGTAGCGCCGTAGGAATTGAAATTGAACTTTTGGAAAAAATTGAGGAAGAATAA
- a CDS encoding methyltransferase domain-containing protein, with protein sequence MAKLNQKTSFGLIAKEYQKYRRSYDPKLYKLLFSFLPSKKSNESLNILDIGCGTGKSTEPIVKLAGKRKVSVTGVDPDPRMLREARLSARKQKLSIVYVKGSAEKLPFQKEEFDGVISGTAFHWYGNKKTVSKIKSAVKEGGVFFVFWTQYVKSNKKAVGHNLYHKYNWRGIGKKFRGQESLGKLLSQSGFKKVKFAKILFSEKRTVSHIINNLKTNSSYLLMSPKNKNDFIRELTAAYKKTLGNKKYFTEKLELLVCYGFK encoded by the coding sequence ATGGCGAAACTCAATCAAAAAACCTCTTTCGGCCTCATTGCAAAAGAATATCAAAAATATCGACGCTCCTACGACCCGAAATTATACAAATTGCTGTTCTCATTTCTACCATCTAAAAAATCAAATGAAAGTTTGAATATTTTAGATATTGGCTGTGGCACGGGGAAATCAACTGAACCGATCGTGAAGCTAGCAGGGAAACGAAAAGTTTCGGTTACAGGAGTTGATCCTGACCCAAGAATGCTTCGAGAGGCACGTCTTTCGGCACGTAAGCAAAAATTATCGATTGTCTATGTCAAAGGATCTGCAGAGAAGCTTCCTTTTCAAAAAGAGGAATTTGACGGAGTAATTTCCGGCACTGCTTTTCATTGGTATGGAAATAAAAAAACAGTATCCAAAATCAAAAGTGCCGTAAAAGAGGGCGGCGTATTTTTTGTTTTTTGGACCCAGTACGTAAAATCAAACAAAAAGGCTGTCGGCCACAATCTATATCACAAGTACAACTGGCGAGGCATAGGTAAAAAATTTAGGGGTCAGGAGTCTCTAGGCAAACTTCTGTCGCAATCAGGTTTTAAAAAAGTTAAGTTTGCTAAAATATTATTTAGCGAAAAAAGAACTGTTTCCCACATAATCAACAATTTGAAAACCAACTCCTCGTACCTGCTCATGTCACCAAAAAACAAGAATGATTTCATTCGGGAATTAACCGCTGCCTACAAAAAAACTCTGGGAAATAAAAAATATTTTACGGAAAAACTAGAACTACTCGTTTGCTATGGATTTAAATAA
- a CDS encoding CxxC-x17-CxxC domain-containing protein: MNNYQDRGNRGGGFRGGNGGGGAPYQKKTWGADRGGERDKPMFKATCAECGKACEVPFRPTGDKPVYCRDCFNSKREPSDSRGGSRPDFSNRAPRRDFGDKASFRPDTRPDPRLSLANDELKKQLSEISSKLDRLLSVMEKGSVAKKETSESVKSSEETPKPKISKTRTGKAKK; the protein is encoded by the coding sequence ATGAATAACTACCAAGACAGAGGAAACCGAGGCGGGGGATTTAGAGGTGGAAACGGAGGTGGTGGCGCGCCATATCAGAAGAAGACCTGGGGAGCTGACCGAGGTGGCGAGCGAGACAAACCGATGTTTAAGGCAACCTGTGCTGAGTGTGGCAAGGCTTGCGAAGTACCATTCCGACCAACAGGTGACAAACCGGTCTATTGCCGCGATTGTTTTAATAGTAAACGAGAACCGAGTGATTCACGAGGTGGCTCACGACCAGATTTTAGTAACAGAGCTCCGAGGAGAGATTTCGGTGACAAAGCAAGTTTCCGACCCGACACACGACCTGATCCACGACTTTCACTCGCCAACGACGAGCTCAAAAAACAGCTATCCGAAATTAGTTCCAAACTCGATCGACTTTTGTCGGTAATGGAGAAGGGAAGCGTGGCTAAAAAAGAAACCTCTGAGTCAGTAAAGTCTTCCGAAGAAACTCCCAAACCTAAAATATCAAAAACTCGAACTGGAAAAGCGAAAAAATAA
- a CDS encoding nucleotidyltransferase family protein, whose protein sequence is MQLVILAAGRGKRMKALTENMPKPLLTVLGNNLIEHKLSILPKEIDEVIIVIGYLGDMIRKHFGDNYNGLKITYVEQKEPMGTMMALKEAEKILKERFMVMMGDDIYSKEDLEACLKFPQAILVKKVEEKGRGARVIIDEHKHITDIIEGTELSQGMLFNTGLYVLNTDIFKYPLVQIPSGEFGLPQTLIKAVKDSKINIVESKSWHQITSPEDLERTEKLLTKKTKSK, encoded by the coding sequence ATGCAATTAGTTATCTTAGCCGCCGGAAGAGGCAAACGAATGAAAGCGCTTACGGAAAATATGCCGAAGCCCTTGCTTACTGTTCTTGGCAACAACTTAATTGAACACAAATTATCGATTCTTCCTAAGGAAATTGACGAGGTTATTATCGTGATTGGGTACCTAGGTGACATGATTCGGAAGCATTTTGGCGACAATTACAATGGTTTGAAAATTACCTACGTAGAACAAAAAGAACCAATGGGAACTATGATGGCGCTCAAGGAGGCTGAAAAAATCTTGAAAGAAAGATTTATGGTGATGATGGGAGATGACATTTACAGCAAGGAAGATTTGGAAGCGTGCCTAAAATTTCCTCAAGCCATATTAGTAAAAAAGGTGGAAGAGAAGGGCAGAGGCGCCCGCGTGATCATCGATGAACACAAACACATTACGGACATCATAGAAGGAACTGAGCTCAGTCAAGGCATGCTCTTTAACACCGGACTCTACGTTCTTAACACCGACATTTTTAAATATCCACTTGTGCAGATTCCATCTGGCGAATTTGGATTGCCACAAACACTGATCAAGGCCGTCAAAGATTCTAAAATTAATATTGTTGAATCAAAAAGCTGGCACCAGATCACGAGCCCGGAGGATTTGGAGCGCACCGAAAAACTTTTGACCAAAAAAACTAAGTCAAAGTAG
- a CDS encoding GatB/YqeY domain-containing protein yields MPLQLNIKSEIKEAMMAKDQVRLLVVRGLVAAFLNESVAKGKKPTDELSDEDALAVIKRAVKQRKDSIEQFTNGGRADLAESEKAELAILEKYLPQTMSREEIKKIAVAKKAEMGITDKAKLGQFVGTLMKELKGKADGGDVKVVAESLFQ; encoded by the coding sequence ATGCCCCTCCAATTAAATATCAAATCAGAAATTAAGGAAGCCATGATGGCCAAGGATCAGGTTCGATTGCTCGTGGTTCGCGGATTAGTTGCCGCATTTTTAAACGAGTCTGTCGCCAAAGGAAAAAAGCCAACTGACGAACTTTCAGATGAAGATGCACTCGCTGTGATCAAGCGCGCGGTTAAGCAACGAAAAGATTCAATTGAGCAGTTTACCAACGGCGGCCGCGCGGATTTAGCGGAATCAGAAAAAGCTGAATTGGCCATTCTTGAAAAGTATTTGCCTCAGACCATGAGCCGTGAAGAAATTAAAAAAATTGCGGTTGCCAAAAAAGCTGAAATGGGAATTACTGACAAAGCTAAACTCGGACAATTTGTGGGTACTTTAATGAAAGAACTCAAAGGAAAAGCTGACGGTGGAGATGTGAAGGTGGTGGCTGAATCTCTGTTTCAATAA
- the dnaB gene encoding replicative DNA helicase, which translates to MNTKVGNFSKPKLRIPPQNNDAELALLGSIMLRPDAINEILDVVKAESFYSEKNRIIFKVMMELFGKNTPIDLLSLSSRLQEKGMIEQIGGSAFLAELVQNVPSSTNAKHYAEIVQKKSMMRNLISAAERISELGFDEGQDLEQLLDQAEKNIFEVTNFSGVHKFVDIKDTLVEAWERLDRLHKSKAELRGVPTGFKELDNKLAGFQNSDLIILAARPSMGKTALALDIARQTAINHNTPVGIFSLEMSSQQLVDRMLASESRVDAWKLRTGQLNMEVEFDKIRDSLDKLSKAPIYIDDQPGNNILKMRSIARRLKSEKGLGLIIVDYLQLMVPTNARHNDNLVQQVTEISRSLKHLARELDVPVLALSQLSRAVESRGGKPRLSDLRDSGSIEQDADVVMFIHREDKYNENSDRPNIAEIMIEKHRNGPTGKVDLYFDDKKATFVSMEKGEFGDFNKSEADF; encoded by the coding sequence ATGAACACCAAAGTTGGAAATTTTTCCAAACCAAAACTACGAATTCCCCCACAAAACAATGATGCTGAGTTGGCGCTCTTGGGTTCCATCATGCTCAGGCCCGATGCCATCAACGAAATTTTGGACGTGGTTAAAGCAGAGTCGTTTTATTCTGAAAAAAATCGGATTATTTTTAAGGTGATGATGGAGTTGTTTGGAAAAAATACTCCTATTGACCTTCTGTCACTTTCTTCACGTCTTCAAGAGAAAGGTATGATCGAACAAATCGGTGGATCAGCTTTTCTTGCGGAATTAGTGCAAAATGTCCCCTCTTCGACTAACGCCAAGCACTACGCCGAAATCGTTCAAAAAAAATCGATGATGCGGAATTTGATTTCCGCTGCTGAGCGCATTTCCGAACTTGGGTTTGATGAAGGTCAGGATTTGGAACAACTACTCGATCAAGCCGAGAAAAATATTTTTGAAGTTACCAACTTTTCTGGCGTTCACAAATTTGTCGACATTAAAGACACTTTGGTTGAAGCATGGGAACGACTCGATCGACTCCATAAATCGAAAGCTGAACTCCGCGGTGTACCAACTGGTTTTAAAGAACTCGACAATAAACTAGCTGGATTCCAAAATTCGGATTTGATTATTCTCGCGGCACGACCATCAATGGGAAAAACTGCTTTAGCGCTTGATATTGCCAGACAAACGGCGATCAATCACAACACTCCTGTCGGTATTTTTTCTTTGGAAATGAGTTCACAACAGCTTGTGGATCGAATGCTTGCCTCAGAGTCACGTGTTGACGCCTGGAAATTGCGCACCGGTCAGCTTAATATGGAAGTCGAGTTTGATAAAATCCGAGACTCACTCGACAAACTTTCAAAAGCCCCAATTTACATTGATGATCAACCGGGAAATAATATTTTGAAGATGCGCTCGATTGCTCGTAGACTCAAAAGTGAAAAAGGCCTCGGGCTTATTATTGTTGATTACTTGCAACTCATGGTACCGACGAATGCGCGTCATAATGACAACTTGGTACAGCAAGTCACTGAGATTTCCCGCTCGCTCAAACATTTGGCCCGAGAGCTTGACGTGCCGGTGCTTGCCCTTTCACAGCTCTCGCGTGCCGTCGAGAGTCGCGGAGGCAAACCTCGTCTTTCTGACTTGCGAGATTCCGGTTCGATCGAACAGGATGCTGATGTGGTAATGTTTATTCATCGAGAAGATAAATATAACGAAAATTCTGACAGGCCGAATATTGCAGAAATTATGATCGAGAAGCATCGAAACGGTCCGACCGGAAAGGTTGATCTCTATTTTGATGATAAGAAAGCCACGTTTGTTTCGATGGAAAAAGGCGAATTTGGTGATTTTAATAAATCAGAAGCTGATTTCTGA
- a CDS encoding DUF475 domain-containing protein, protein MSLILTILGLALFEIINSVDNAVINAEVLSKMSQKSRKWFLLWGVLLAVFLVRGLLPWIIIWLTSGELTLWQALVATLSSSPEIHTLIEQSAPPLLVGSGIFLIFLFLYWLFLEQKSYGLIGERFIHRHGLWFYTVASIVLTIIVWICIKINPIMALGAVIGSTGFFMVHGFKENAEAAEKEMLSGQGNLSDWSKIFYLEAIDACFSIDGVLGAFAFTLSVPLILIGNGIGAIVVRQLTIGNIDRVKQFVFLKNGAMYSILVLGIIMILDSFGFQIPTWLSPLVTFIIIGYFFYKSVKQISKLNSTVPSL, encoded by the coding sequence ATGTCTTTAATTCTCACAATTCTCGGCCTAGCACTTTTTGAAATCATCAACAGCGTGGATAACGCGGTAATTAACGCTGAAGTCCTTTCAAAAATGAGTCAAAAATCCAGAAAGTGGTTCCTACTTTGGGGAGTTCTGTTGGCCGTTTTTCTTGTTCGTGGACTTTTGCCCTGGATAATTATTTGGCTCACCAGTGGCGAACTAACACTCTGGCAAGCCCTCGTTGCCACATTAAGTTCCAGTCCTGAAATTCACACATTGATCGAGCAATCGGCCCCGCCACTTCTTGTTGGCTCCGGCATCTTTTTAATTTTTCTTTTTCTTTATTGGTTATTTTTGGAGCAGAAATCTTACGGACTTATTGGCGAACGATTTATTCACCGTCATGGTCTATGGTTTTATACCGTTGCCTCAATTGTACTGACAATAATCGTGTGGATTTGCATCAAAATCAATCCAATAATGGCGCTTGGAGCCGTCATCGGATCAACAGGATTTTTCATGGTCCATGGTTTTAAAGAAAATGCCGAAGCCGCAGAAAAAGAAATGTTGAGCGGGCAGGGAAATCTTTCTGACTGGTCAAAAATTTTCTACCTTGAGGCCATTGATGCCTGTTTCTCGATCGATGGAGTGCTCGGTGCCTTCGCCTTTACCCTTTCCGTGCCACTTATTCTTATTGGCAATGGCATCGGAGCTATTGTAGTTCGTCAGCTCACGATCGGTAACATTGATCGCGTCAAACAATTTGTGTTCCTTAAAAATGGCGCGATGTACTCAATCCTAGTTTTAGGTATCATCATGATCCTCGATTCATTCGGATTTCAAATTCCAACGTGGCTATCTCCGCTCGTCACCTTTATAATCATCGGCTACTTTTTCTATAAATCTGTTAAGCAAATTTCAAAATTAAATAGCACTGTTCCTTCTCTCTAA
- the rplU gene encoding 50S ribosomal protein L21 yields MEFAVIQTGGKQYRVSVGDVVKIEKIIGDHKVGDEVVFDKVLLVENGNDTTIGTPYISGASVTATLAEIGRDAKINVIKYKQKSRYFKKNGHRQPHFKVKIESLK; encoded by the coding sequence ATGGAATTTGCAGTAATACAAACAGGTGGCAAGCAATACAGGGTCTCCGTTGGAGATGTTGTAAAAATTGAGAAAATTATCGGCGACCACAAAGTGGGGGACGAGGTTGTTTTTGACAAGGTTTTACTTGTTGAAAATGGCAACGACACCACGATTGGTACCCCGTACATTTCCGGCGCTTCTGTTACTGCCACCCTCGCTGAAATCGGCCGAGATGCCAAAATCAACGTCATTAAATACAAACAAAAGAGTCGCTATTTCAAGAAAAATGGTCACCGCCAGCCTCATTTTAAAGTGAAGATTGAGTCGTTGAAATAA
- a CDS encoding class F sortase, giving the protein MESHSPNSEHGGHAPEPQKHWRHKSRTHTGLYAFVVAVVVVGFGGYVLYRLSNITGFVNPIYPVGPVKNVGLPSRLVIPTINIDANIQNVGLTAAGRVGIPNNFTDVAWFNKSPKPGEAGSAVIDGHLDTARDANAVFIHLDQLKRGDQVYVTDTAGQKITFQVVNTAIYDDSNAPLAEIFDTTGSIAKLNLITCDGVWIQKVHSYSKRLVVYTERVLE; this is encoded by the coding sequence ATGGAATCACACTCACCAAATAGCGAACACGGCGGGCATGCTCCAGAACCACAAAAACACTGGCGCCATAAATCGCGAACTCATACGGGACTCTATGCCTTTGTTGTGGCTGTCGTCGTTGTTGGCTTTGGCGGATATGTTTTGTACAGATTGTCGAACATCACGGGTTTTGTGAATCCTATCTATCCAGTTGGCCCAGTTAAAAATGTTGGATTACCGAGTAGGCTCGTGATTCCGACAATAAATATAGACGCCAACATTCAGAATGTTGGTCTTACTGCGGCAGGACGTGTTGGAATTCCAAATAATTTTACCGATGTTGCATGGTTTAATAAAAGTCCAAAACCCGGCGAGGCTGGTAGTGCAGTGATTGACGGTCACCTAGACACTGCGCGAGATGCTAATGCCGTGTTCATTCATCTCGATCAATTGAAGCGCGGGGATCAGGTGTATGTAACAGACACAGCAGGACAAAAAATTACTTTTCAGGTTGTGAATACTGCAATTTATGATGACTCAAATGCACCGCTCGCTGAAATTTTTGATACCACAGGATCAATTGCGAAATTAAATTTAATTACCTGTGACGGAGTTTGGATTCAAAAAGTGCATAGTTACAGTAAAAGGTTGGTGGTGTACACCGAGCGTGTACTCGAGTAA